Below is a window of Moraxella nasibovis DNA.
CTCTGCCTATCTTCTGTCAGTGTATCTGCAAACGATAAGGACAGCTCATCTGCCATATTGGGCGTGATTTTAGTTGTCATTGCTCGCTCCACTTTCTGCCTGATGATTGGCTTGCTGAGCCAGTTTTTCGGCTTCTTTCTCAGCTAGGCGTGCGGCTTTGCGTTCGGCGGCAAGTTTTTCTTGCTCGTCATCAAAGGCGTCATAAGCCTGAACGATTTTTTGTACCAGATGATGACGCACCACATCTTTGCTATCAAAGCGAGTGATGTGAATTTCATCAATCTTGGAGAGAATTTGCAGAGCTTGAGCCAGACCTGATTTATGCCCACGAGGCAAATCCACCTGCGTCATATCGCCTGTGATGACCGCACGAGAGCCAAAGCCCAGACGAGTTAGGAACATTTTCATCTGCTCTGGCGTGGTGTTTTGGGCTTCATCAAGAATCACAAAGCTGTTATTCAGCGTCCGCCCACGCATATAGGCAAGCGGGGCAACTTCAATCACTTGGCGTTCAAGCAATTTGCCGACTTTTTCAAAGCCGAGCATTTCGTACAAAGCATCATAAAGCGGACGCAAATAAGGATCAATTTTTTGGGTCAAATCCCCCGGCAAAAATCCCAATTTTTCGCCAGCTTCCACCGCAGGACGCACCAACAAAATCCGCTCAATCTCGCCACGCTCGAGCATATCCACCGCACACGCCACCGCCAGATAAGTCTTGCCTGTACCAGCAGGACCAACACCGAACGACACATCAGAGACGAGAATTTTTTTGACATAGGTCTGCTGATTTGCCCCACGAGGGGTGATTTTGCCTTTGCGAGTGCGTAGCGAAATGTCGGCATAGGGCGCAGTCGGCGCTTTTGGCGTGTCGGCATCACGAGCTAGGCTGGATTGAATAATGAGATGTAGCTCTTCGCTGCCGATGTCGTCATCAGCAATGTCGGCAAGTTTATTTAGGATAAATTCGCCACGCTCCACAGCGATCAGATCGCCTGTGAGAACAAAGGTGTTTTGGCGTTGAATGATTTGAATTTCTAGGCGTTCTTGGAGATATTTTAGGTGTTTGTTGTATTCGCCAGCCAAATTGCGTAGGGCAGCGGCATCAATATTGAGAGTAAGCGTACGAGTAATGCTCAAGAAAGTTTCCTTTTTAAAATCAATAAAATGTAAAAATATTGCTCAGCAAACCCAAAAACTTTGATGGTTTTGGTGTTTAATGATATACCTGACGAATGGTAAAATTACCACAAAATCATGTGAAGTCGTAGGTTGGTTTGAGTGAAACGAAACCCAACAAATTCAAAGGTTTGTAATAAAATATTGGGTTACACTCAGCCCCTCAACCTAATAGTCTTACTTTATCAATTCGTTAGGTATCTGATGTATTTTGGGATTGATGTTATAATAAGGATTGATTATGCGATTTTCAAGACTTTGTTTATCACAAAAACAAAAAAGCCTTTCATATAGAAAGGCTTTTTTTATTGCTATCTCTAGCAGAATATGGCTCCCCAACCTGGGCTCGAACCAGGGACACACGGATTAACAGTCCGATGCTCTACCGACTGAGCTATTGGGGAATATCTAGCAAGTCGCTTAAGATGGTGCGTATTATAGCAGGTTTTTTATGCGTGTCAATAAAAATTTTAAAAAAATCTTAACTTTTTTAAAAAACATAAAAAAACCAAAGTGCCGCTGCAAAGGGGTGACCATGAACCGTGAAGTTCAAGGCGGAGCTGCATCACTATTTATTACGGCTTCCTGATACATCACAAGGATGCAGGCCTGCTCAACAAAATAGTAGGAATGCGCCCCTAAGATAAGATTATCGGCTCAGGAATACGCTTTGCTGGCGAACACTTCAGTGGGGCTTATTATAGCATCTTTGGGAAAAATTTCAAGGCTTTTGGCAAAGATTTTTTTGATAACTGATTGATTTATCAGTTATTTTTTATTGCGCTATTAAAAAAAATCCACACCAAGTGGCGTGGATTGCCATGCTGAATGATTAGCCAAACGCAGGCGTTCTTTTTGGAATGGCGTCCAAAAATTCACTGCGTGCTTGGTTGTTGGTGGTAAATTCGCCAAGCATGCTCACCGTGCGAGTGGTGGATTGTTGTTTGGCGACGCCACGCATCATCATGCACATGTGGCTTGCGTCCATCACCACCGCCACGCCACGACAGCCCGTCAAGCTCTCAATCGCTTGGGCGACTTGCTTGGTGAGATTTTCTTGGATTTGTAGGCGGCGAGCGTACATATCCACAATGCGAGCGACTTTTGATAAGCCCAAAACCTTGCCATCTGGCAGATAGCCGACATGAGCCACGCCATAAAACGGCAATAAATGATGCTCGCACAGCGAATAAAATTCGATGTTTTGCACCAGCACAAGCTCTGGATTATCCGATGGAAAAATGGCATCGTTCGCCACCACTTCAAGCGACTGATGATAGCCACGAGTCAGATGACCAAAGGCTTTGGCGGCGCGCATGGGTGTATCTAGCAGACCTTCACGGCTCAAATCTTCGCCACTGCTTTTGATGACGCTGGCATAATGAGCGGCAAGATTTTCATAATCTGGAATAAAATCAATGTGATCAGAATTTGACATGATAAGCGGTACAATAAAAGAAATAAACAATATAGCTTAACTCAAATTTTGATTTTATCAAGTCAAAAGTGCAAAAATTTGCAAAAATTTGCTAAATTTTCTCAAAAAAGCGCTTTTAAAATGGGCTAAATGCCAAATCGACGCCAAAAACACGGTAAATCTGGCTAAAAATTGGCAAAAAAATATAAAAAATCATGTAAAAATTGGCAAAATTTGTTATATTTTCAAGTTAGAACAAGTTGGAATAAAGTACTTTTTGACTAAAAATTGTTTTTAAATTTGGTTTATACTTGTAGAGCGGTAAAGTTACCAAAAAATCAGGCGGTCATGTAGGGTGGGCTTAGCCTACCGTTTTTTTGATATAACTATTTGAATTTGTTGGGTTTCGTTGCACTCAACCCAACCTACGACATCACTAAAAGTTGCTTTTAAATTTGGTCTAAAAGTGATATTAATGGTGTTTTTGTATTAAATTGATGGAGAAAAAAATGTCGCAAATCAAAGTGGGTATCGTGGGTGGTACAGGCTATACTGGTGTTGAGCTGATTCGTCTTTTGAGCAATCACCCAAAGGCAACAATCGTCATGCTGACTTCTCGCAGTGAAGCTGGCAAAAAGGCAAGCGAGATTTTTCCAAGTTTGCGTGGTGTGTCTGATGTGGTGTTTAGCGATGCGGACGATGAAGCACTTGCCAAGTGCGATGTGGTGTTTTTTGCCACGCCACATGGGGTTGCGATGAAGTCGGCGGCGTTTTTGGGCAGTCGTGGTGTGAAAGTGATTGATTTGGCGGCAGATTTTCGCTTGCAGGATTTGAGTGCCTTTGAAAAATGGTACGGCATGACGCACGATTGTCCAGAGATTTTAAAGGCGGCGGCGTACGGCTTGCCTGAAATTAACCGTGCAGCCATCAAAAACGCACAGGTGGTGGGCAATCCTGGGTGTTATCCGACCACGGCGATTTTGGGCTTGTCAGCAGTGATTGCTGAGCAAAATCGCCAAGATTGTCCGCTCATTGACGAAAAAATCATCATTGATGCCAAATCAGGCATTTCTGGGGCAGGTCGCAGTGCTAAGCTGGATTTGATTTTTAGCGAGACTTCGGATAATTTTAGTGCTTATGGCGTGGCAGGTCATCGTCATTTGCCTGAGATTGAGCAAGGCGTGCATGAGCTTTTGGAGTCAAAATTTCCCCATAAAATCCGCTTTGTACCGCACCTTGTGCCGATGATTCGTGGTATGTTTAGCACCATTCATCTTAGCCTGACAGCTAAGGGTCAAGCGGTGGATTGGCAGAGTGTGTTTGAAAATCAATTTAAAGATGAGTATTTTGTGGATGTGCTGCCTAAGGGGTTGTTGCCACAGACCAGATACACTCGTGCGTCTAATTTTTTAAAAATTGGCGTGCATCAAGACGGCGAGACACTCACGGTGCTGGTGGTGCAGGACAATTTGGTCAAAGGGGCGGCAGGGCAAGCGGTGCAAAACATGAATATTTTGTTTGGACTGGATGAAAAATTGGGGCTGGAAGTCGTGCCTGTCGTGCCTTGATGGGCGGTGATGGTGGTATTTTTGTAACCGTGCTTGTGCTTGGCTGTGGGCTGTGTTAAAGTTGGGGTGGTTGGGGTGGTTGGGGTGGTTGGGGTGGTTGGGGTGGTTGGGGTGAATGATGGCTTTGGAAATCTTAATATTTTAAATGAATATTTCGCATTGCCATAAGATTATCAAAAACATAAACTGTCAAAAGACTGTTAAAAAAAGGAGAGTGTGATGAGTATTGATACTTTGACATTAAAAGTGTATGGCATGACCTGTGAGGGCTGCGAGACCAGTGTGCATAATGCGCTGAACGGGCTGGCTGGCGTGCAGGATGTGGAGGTAAACCGTCCACTTCAGCAGGCGGTGGTGACTTATGACGATGAGCTGCTGGATAAAATTGAAATCATCAATGCGGTAGAAGGGGCTGGATTTAGCACCACTTGATTTTATGATATTTTTATCATATTTTGTCATGATGTTTTTGTCAATCATGGCAAAAATACGCACCAATGTGCCGAAAAACCGAATGCCAACCGTTCGGTTTTTTTTGTTTTTTAAGATTTTTTTGGGTGTGATTGGTGTGATTGATGATAAATTGGTGTGATTGATGGTAAGATGTGATTTTGGGTTTGTGTGGTTGGTGAGTTAAGTTTATGAATCAAAAAGACAGTCAGGTTGGTGTGCAGCAGCAATTTGCCATCAAAGGCATGACCTGTCAAGCCTGCGCCAGCCGCCTTGAAAAGGTGCTGCAAAAAAATCCTGCCGTTGAGTCAGCGCAGGTGAACTTTGCCACAGAGACACTCAGCATTCGTCATCGTGGTGGCGATACAGAGGAGGTGCTTGCATGGATTAAGAAGGTCGGCTTTGAAGGGCGGCTGGTCGGAGAAGAATCGACGCATGAGCAAGGTGTGCCTTATTCGCTATGGCTGCTGTGGCTTTTGAGTGTGCCGTTTTGGCTGGGTATGCTTGGCATGATGGTTGGCAGCCATGCGCTGATGCCTGTGCTTTGGGTGCAGTTTGTGCTGGCAAGCGTGGTGCAGTTTGTGTTTGGTTGGCGGTTTTATCAAGGGGCTTGGGCATC
It encodes the following:
- a CDS encoding PhoH family protein; its protein translation is MSITRTLTLNIDAAALRNLAGEYNKHLKYLQERLEIQIIQRQNTFVLTGDLIAVERGEFILNKLADIADDDIGSEELHLIIQSSLARDADTPKAPTAPYADISLRTRKGKITPRGANQQTYVKKILVSDVSFGVGPAGTGKTYLAVACAVDMLERGEIERILLVRPAVEAGEKLGFLPGDLTQKIDPYLRPLYDALYEMLGFEKVGKLLERQVIEVAPLAYMRGRTLNNSFVILDEAQNTTPEQMKMFLTRLGFGSRAVITGDMTQVDLPRGHKSGLAQALQILSKIDEIHITRFDSKDVVRHHLVQKIVQAYDAFDDEQEKLAAERKAARLAEKEAEKLAQQANHQAESGASNDN
- a CDS encoding heavy-metal-associated domain-containing protein; the protein is MSIDTLTLKVYGMTCEGCETSVHNALNGLAGVQDVEVNRPLQQAVVTYDDELLDKIEIINAVEGAGFSTT
- the folE gene encoding GTP cyclohydrolase I FolE, producing MSNSDHIDFIPDYENLAAHYASVIKSSGEDLSREGLLDTPMRAAKAFGHLTRGYHQSLEVVANDAIFPSDNPELVLVQNIEFYSLCEHHLLPFYGVAHVGYLPDGKVLGLSKVARIVDMYARRLQIQENLTKQVAQAIESLTGCRGVAVVMDASHMCMMMRGVAKQQSTTRTVSMLGEFTTNNQARSEFLDAIPKRTPAFG
- the argC gene encoding N-acetyl-gamma-glutamyl-phosphate reductase; translated protein: MSQIKVGIVGGTGYTGVELIRLLSNHPKATIVMLTSRSEAGKKASEIFPSLRGVSDVVFSDADDEALAKCDVVFFATPHGVAMKSAAFLGSRGVKVIDLAADFRLQDLSAFEKWYGMTHDCPEILKAAAYGLPEINRAAIKNAQVVGNPGCYPTTAILGLSAVIAEQNRQDCPLIDEKIIIDAKSGISGAGRSAKLDLIFSETSDNFSAYGVAGHRHLPEIEQGVHELLESKFPHKIRFVPHLVPMIRGMFSTIHLSLTAKGQAVDWQSVFENQFKDEYFVDVLPKGLLPQTRYTRASNFLKIGVHQDGETLTVLVVQDNLVKGAAGQAVQNMNILFGLDEKLGLEVVPVVP